A stretch of the Leptidea sinapis chromosome 5, ilLepSina1.1, whole genome shotgun sequence genome encodes the following:
- the LOC126964678 gene encoding astacin-like metalloprotease toxin 5 translates to MIRATVLLCVLGFVVASPPLVKSREEIQAFRSYLESTKSSGNVAKFLVRNNVSPRANIEENSGKFQGDIVLDDTLIEEMVLNYATGRNAYIWPDTKWPENTVVYQFGEGEFGPLQQAAILEGIEAIENNTCVKFRYRNPEDTVFVNLTGSPDGCYAHVGYWEPRGVHTMNLARNYPGVGCFRHPTIVHEFMHILGFLHMHATYNRDEYVQIVEENIISGTEHNFYIYDQELVSNLGIEYDYISCLHYSAYAFSANGEKTIVALKEHEGVMGQREFVTDKDWLRINRHYNCPGAWD, encoded by the exons ATGATTCGTGCCACTGTTTTGCTTTGTGTCTTGGGATTCGTAGTAGCTTCCCCACCATTGGTGAAGAGCCGTGAAGAAATACAGGCTTTTAGAAGTTATTTAGAAAGCACTAAATCTA GTGGCAATGTCGCCAAATTCTTGGTACGCAATAATGTATCTCCGCGCGCCAATATCGAGGAAAACAGCGGCAAGTTCCAAGGTGACATAGTCCTAGATGATACCCTGATCGAAGAGATGGTCCTGAACTACGCAACTGGACGTAACGCTTACATCTGGCCTGACACTAAATGGCCCGAAAATACTGTGGTCTATCAATTCGGAGAGGGAGAATTTG GTCCATTACAGCAAGCAGCGATTCTGGAAGGTATAGAGGCCATAGAGAACAATACTTGTGTTAAATTTCGATACAGGAATCCAGAAGACACCGTCTTTGTAAACCTAACG GGATCCCCCGATGGATGCTACGCTCACGTCGGCTACTGGGAACCTCGCGGCGTCCATACCATGAACTTGGCTAGAAACTACCCAGGAGTTGGCTGCTTCCGTCACCCCACCATTGTTCACGAATTTATGCACATTCTCGGCTTCTTGCACATGCACGCCACCTACAACCGGGATGAATACGTTCAAATTGTTGAAGAAAACATCATATCTG GTACAGAACACAACTTCTACATCTATGACCAAGAGCTAGTCAGTAACTTGGGAATTGAGTACGACTACATCAGCTGCTTGCACTACAGCGCATATGCTTTCTCCGCGAATGGAGAGAAAACCATCGTCGCCCTTAAG GAACACGAAGGTGTAATGGGGCAGCGTGAGTTTGTTACTGACAAGGATTGGCTCAGAATCAACAGACATTACAATTGCCCTGGCGCTTGGGATTAA